A window of Bos taurus isolate L1 Dominette 01449 registration number 42190680 breed Hereford chromosome 8, ARS-UCD2.0, whole genome shotgun sequence contains these coding sequences:
- the OR13C1 gene encoding olfactory receptor family 13 subfamily C member 1 — translation MGKTNQSSVTEFVLLGLSGYPELEAIYFVLVLFMYLVILLGNGVIIIVSVCDSHLHTPMYFFLSNLSFLDICYTSSSIPLFLSSFLTTKKTISFSGCGVQMFLSFAMGATECVLLSMMAFDRYVAICNPLRYPIIMSKNSYVPMAAGSWIAGDVNSMLQTSLAMQLPFCGDNVINHFTCEILAVLKLACADISINVISMVVANMIFLVVPVLFIFISYVFILSTILRIPSSEGRRKAFSTCSAHLTVVIIFYGTILFMYAKPKAKDSSGADKVQVTDKIISLFYGVVTPMLNPLIYSLRNKDVKAAVKNILCQKCFSGGK, via the coding sequence ATGGGAAAGACCAATCAGTCTTCTGTTACAGAATTTGTCCTGCTGGGGCTTTCTGGCTACCCAGAGCTTGAAGCCATTTATTTCGTACTGGTGTTATTTATGTACCTGGTGATCCTGCTGGGAAATGGTGTCATCATCATTGTAAGTGTCTGTGACTCTCACCTGCATacccccatgtactttttcctcagtAACTTATCATTCTTGGATATTTGCTACACCAGTTCTTCTATCCCCTTATTTCTTAGCAGTTTCTTAACTACAAAGaagaccatttccttctccggatgTGGAGTACAAATGTTTCTCTCTTTTGCTATGGGAGCCACGGAGTGTGTCCTTCTAAGCATGATGGCatttgaccgctatgtggccatctgcaaccCTTTGAGATACCCCATCATTATGAGCAAGAATTCGTATGTGCCTATGGCTGCAGGGTCCTGGATTGCAGGGGATGTCAATTCTATGTTGCAAACCTCTCTTGCAATGCAGCTTCCTTTCTGTGGGGATAATGTCATTAATCATTTTACTTGTGAAATCTTGGCTGTCTTAAAATTGGCCTGTGCTGATATCTCCATAAATGTTATTAGCATGGTTGTTGCTAACATGATTTTTCTTGTGGTCCcagtactttttattttcatttcctatgTTTTCATTCTCTCTACCATCCTGAGGATTCCTTCTTCAGAGGGAAGGcgcaaagccttctccacctgctctgCCCACTTAACAGTGGTGATTATATTCTATGGAACCATCCTCTTCATGTATGCAAAGCCCAAGGCTAAAGATTCCTCTGGTGCAGACAAAGTCCAAGTCACAGACAAAATCATCTCTCTCTTCTATGGAGTCGTGACACCTATGCTCAATCCCCTTATCTACAGTTTAAGGAACAAAGATGTGAAGGCAGCTGTGAAGAATATACTCTGTCAGAAATGCTTCTCAGGGGGAAAGTGa